The following are from one region of the Pseudohongiella spirulinae genome:
- a CDS encoding GntP family permease, which produces MSEVISLVGLVGGLALLIVMTLRGWNLFISAPLCALLVALTSRIPLFADDVNFVQSYMSGFTGFIASWFFMFLLGSIFGKFMEDTGAADSVAAWITGRLGKQRAVLAVVIACAVLTYGGVSLFVVAFAVYPMALSLFKEANLPRRFIPAALAFGSVTFTMTSAGSPEIQNWIPMEYLGTTPYAAWEVSLVVAVFMAVFGYWWLQRIIATAVGRGERFLERASDPTVSERNLPHPLTGLLPLCVVLGLSFVYHDSLMQNALIVALLGGVLSLTIINWTYFKDLHAALGHATTGALVAIGNTAAVVGFGGVARTTPAFDMAVLAVTSLPGNELVGAAIAVSAIAGLTGSASGGQVIALPAVAPHYLDLGVNPEQLHRVVAISSGALDSLPHNGYVVTTIRGICNESHKDAYWAVGAVTVVVPLLGLALAILLFNLF; this is translated from the coding sequence ATGTCAGAAGTCATCAGTTTAGTCGGCCTGGTCGGTGGCCTTGCCCTGCTTATTGTCATGACCCTGCGCGGCTGGAATTTGTTTATCAGCGCCCCTTTATGCGCTCTGCTGGTCGCTCTCACCAGCCGTATCCCGTTGTTTGCCGATGATGTCAATTTTGTCCAGAGCTACATGAGCGGGTTTACCGGATTCATTGCCTCATGGTTTTTTATGTTTCTGCTGGGATCCATTTTTGGCAAATTCATGGAAGACACCGGGGCGGCTGACAGCGTCGCCGCATGGATCACCGGCCGACTGGGCAAACAGCGCGCCGTATTAGCCGTGGTTATTGCCTGCGCCGTGCTTACTTATGGCGGTGTCAGCCTGTTTGTTGTGGCCTTTGCGGTCTACCCCATGGCGCTGAGCCTGTTCAAAGAAGCCAATCTGCCCAGGCGGTTTATACCGGCAGCCCTGGCCTTCGGCTCGGTCACCTTTACCATGACCTCGGCCGGCTCACCGGAAATTCAGAACTGGATTCCGATGGAGTATCTGGGCACCACACCTTATGCTGCCTGGGAAGTCAGTCTTGTTGTTGCGGTTTTTATGGCAGTATTTGGGTACTGGTGGCTGCAGCGCATCATCGCTACCGCTGTTGGCCGGGGCGAACGATTTCTGGAACGCGCGTCAGACCCGACAGTCAGCGAACGCAATTTGCCGCATCCGCTGACTGGATTATTGCCGCTGTGCGTCGTACTTGGCCTGTCCTTTGTTTATCACGATTCACTGATGCAGAACGCGCTGATTGTCGCCCTGCTGGGTGGGGTTCTGTCGCTGACAATCATCAATTGGACCTATTTCAAGGATCTGCATGCCGCGCTGGGTCATGCCACCACTGGTGCACTGGTTGCAATCGGCAATACCGCAGCGGTTGTTGGATTTGGTGGCGTTGCGCGCACCACGCCAGCCTTTGATATGGCAGTGCTTGCCGTCACATCCTTACCCGGCAATGAATTGGTTGGCGCCGCGATTGCTGTCAGCGCCATTGCCGGACTGACCGGCTCCGCGTCGGGTGGCCAGGTTATCGCTTTACCGGCAGTCGCCCCGCACTATCTGGATCTGGGCGTTAATCCTGAGCAACTGCACCGGGTGGTGGCCATATCATCCGGCGCTTTAGACTCTCTGCCACACAACGGTTACGTGGTCACTACCATTCGTGGCATCTGCAACGAATCTCACAAAGATGCCTATTGGGCCGTAGGCGCGGTCACTGTGGTCGTCCCGCTGCTGGGTCTCGCACTTGCCATACTGCTGTTCAATCTGTTCTGA
- a CDS encoding long-chain fatty acid--CoA ligase, producing the protein MHGNMMRSPLLIIDLLDHARRQHPEQQVVSRRIEGDLHRSTYREIWQRSAQLANALQQLNVKPGDRIATLAWNTHRHMELYYGVSGIGAILHTINPRLFHEQIAYIINHAEDQFIFVDLSFIAILESIADQLPTLKGIVVMTDRAHMPDCGLDGLYCYEDLLNAQDEHYNWPLLDENTAAALCYTSGTTGNPKGVLYSHRAMVLHAQATASRELLDLSRDAVLMPMVAMYHAGAWGAPYAAPLVGCKLVLPGAGMDGASMAELIEQEQVNIGLGVPTVWLTLHNYWLEHGIRNTYLKRVCVGGAASPLGMVALYHKHHNVYWQPIWGMTETGPLATSLPPTPDVMALPLAERHKLQATAGRAAFNVNLAIFDENNNALPHDGVTSGELRVRGPWICSSYYRNSDMSAFPDGWLATGDIATIDAKGFLRVVDRIKDVVKSGGEWISSLEIESIVSQHEAVSECAVIGAKHQKWDERPVLLVVKNTNADIDVKDISRFLDGRIARWWMPDRVIFVESLPRTGTGKVLKNELREQYGTILLES; encoded by the coding sequence ATGCATGGCAATATGATGCGGTCGCCGTTGTTGATCATTGACCTGCTTGATCACGCACGTCGACAGCACCCGGAGCAGCAAGTTGTTTCCCGCCGCATCGAGGGTGATCTGCACCGCAGTACCTATCGCGAAATCTGGCAGCGCAGTGCACAACTGGCCAATGCGCTGCAACAGCTGAACGTAAAACCTGGCGACCGCATCGCCACACTGGCGTGGAACACCCATCGGCACATGGAGCTCTATTACGGCGTTTCTGGTATCGGCGCTATTCTGCATACCATCAACCCGCGATTGTTTCACGAGCAGATTGCCTACATCATCAATCATGCCGAAGATCAGTTCATCTTTGTTGATCTCAGTTTTATTGCGATTCTGGAGAGCATTGCAGATCAGTTGCCTACGCTGAAAGGCATTGTTGTGATGACTGACCGCGCGCACATGCCTGACTGCGGACTTGACGGTCTGTACTGCTACGAAGATTTGCTGAACGCCCAGGACGAGCATTACAACTGGCCGCTGCTCGATGAAAATACGGCTGCAGCGCTGTGCTATACATCAGGGACAACAGGCAATCCAAAAGGCGTGCTGTATTCGCACCGCGCCATGGTCCTGCATGCCCAGGCCACTGCGTCGCGCGAGCTGCTCGATTTGTCCAGGGACGCAGTGCTCATGCCCATGGTCGCCATGTACCACGCCGGAGCGTGGGGCGCCCCGTATGCAGCCCCATTAGTCGGCTGCAAACTGGTACTGCCCGGCGCCGGCATGGACGGCGCATCCATGGCCGAGCTGATTGAGCAGGAACAGGTCAACATCGGACTGGGTGTACCCACAGTCTGGCTGACCCTGCACAATTACTGGCTGGAACACGGTATTCGCAACACGTATCTGAAAAGGGTATGCGTCGGCGGTGCAGCGTCACCACTTGGTATGGTGGCGCTTTATCACAAACACCATAATGTCTACTGGCAACCCATCTGGGGCATGACGGAAACCGGCCCCCTGGCCACCTCGCTGCCGCCCACGCCCGACGTCATGGCACTGCCGCTGGCCGAGCGTCATAAACTGCAGGCCACCGCCGGGCGCGCAGCTTTTAATGTCAACCTGGCAATCTTTGATGAAAACAACAATGCCCTGCCCCACGATGGCGTCACCTCAGGCGAGCTGAGAGTCCGGGGTCCGTGGATCTGCAGCAGCTATTACAGAAACTCCGACATGAGTGCATTTCCCGATGGCTGGCTGGCAACCGGGGATATTGCCACCATCGATGCCAAGGGTTTTCTGCGCGTAGTTGACCGCATTAAAGATGTTGTAAAAAGCGGTGGGGAATGGATAAGTTCGCTGGAAATAGAAAGCATCGTCAGTCAGCATGAGGCGGTCAGCGAATGCGCAGTTATCGGTGCAAAACATCAAAAATGGGACGAGCGGCCTGTATTGCTGGTGGTCAAAAACACAAATGCTGATATCGATGTAAAAGACATCAGCCGCTTTTTGGACGGGCGAATCGCACGCTGGTGGATGCCGGACCGGGTGATTTTTGTTGAATCCCTGCCCCGCACGGGCACAGGCAAAGTCCTTAAAAACGAACTGCGCGAGCAGTATGGCACTATCTTACTGGAGAGTTAA
- a CDS encoding E22 family MetX-like putative esterase translates to MNQSFKVFCQMIGLATVLSGAVCLAAADDNSVGLVNKQTFSTHDFQTFNGSEIPVVNIGWEAYGELNANKDNVILITHFFSGNSHAAGRYTEDDALPGYWDSIIGPGKAIDTNRYYVISSDTLVNQEPHNPLVTTTGPASINPSTGEPYGLDFPVVTIRDFVNVQKALLDSLGISRLHAVIGASMGSLQALDWATAYPDFVERVISVIGGGAVDPWTIATLQQWANPILADPNWNNGDYYGGEAPLAGLRQALGMVTLQAMHPLMFNQLYAASGPGESAPLHDIRANFTVVDQLNAAADARTTFADANHVLYLVRANQLFMAGFSENLRAGLSRVSAKTLFLPASNDLLLQPYLARTAHETLMELGKTSYYEEIDGPWGHLDGVYLIDQKAELIEQFLSTD, encoded by the coding sequence ATGAATCAGTCATTCAAAGTGTTCTGCCAAATGATCGGTCTGGCAACAGTCTTGTCAGGCGCAGTCTGCTTAGCTGCTGCAGACGACAATTCAGTCGGACTGGTCAATAAACAGACCTTCAGCACACACGATTTTCAAACCTTCAACGGTTCAGAGATCCCTGTTGTGAATATTGGATGGGAAGCTTATGGGGAGCTGAATGCCAATAAAGACAATGTCATTCTGATTACCCATTTCTTCTCTGGCAACAGCCATGCCGCCGGCCGGTACACCGAAGACGACGCTCTGCCCGGCTACTGGGACAGCATCATCGGGCCGGGCAAGGCCATCGACACCAACCGCTACTACGTCATCAGTTCCGACACACTGGTTAACCAGGAACCTCACAATCCATTGGTCACCACGACCGGTCCGGCCAGCATCAATCCGTCCACCGGCGAGCCGTACGGGCTGGACTTTCCGGTTGTCACCATCCGCGACTTTGTCAATGTTCAAAAAGCCTTGCTGGACAGCCTGGGTATCAGCCGCCTGCACGCTGTCATAGGCGCTTCCATGGGCTCGCTGCAGGCCCTGGACTGGGCAACCGCCTACCCGGATTTCGTCGAACGCGTGATTTCCGTCATTGGCGGGGGCGCCGTAGATCCATGGACCATCGCCACACTGCAACAATGGGCCAATCCGATTCTGGCCGACCCCAACTGGAACAACGGCGATTACTATGGTGGCGAGGCGCCGCTGGCCGGACTGCGTCAGGCACTTGGCATGGTGACTTTACAGGCCATGCACCCATTGATGTTTAACCAGTTGTACGCCGCTAGTGGTCCGGGCGAATCCGCTCCCTTGCATGATATTCGCGCCAACTTCACCGTGGTGGATCAACTGAATGCCGCTGCAGATGCCAGGACCACCTTTGCCGATGCCAACCATGTGCTTTACCTGGTGCGCGCCAACCAGTTGTTTATGGCAGGTTTTTCCGAAAACCTGCGCGCTGGTCTGTCGCGGGTCAGCGCCAAGACATTATTCCTGCCGGCCAGCAATGATCTTTTGTTGCAGCCTTATCTGGCACGCACAGCGCATGAAACCCTTATGGAACTGGGTAAAACCAGCTATTATGAGGAGATTGACGGCCCCTGGGGGCATCTGGACGGAGTCTATCTGATTGACCAAAAGGCAGAGTTGATCGAGCAGTTCCTGTCCACGGACTGA